CGCTCAACTTATAGTTCGCTTTAACGGGGCGGCCATTAACGGTCACACGTCCTTCTTTAATCCAGTTTTGAATCTGTGTCCGTGACCACTGCTCACATTCTTCTGCCAAAAATTTATCGATGCGCATCTCAATCGGATCATCATAAATCCAATCAAAGATCTGTTCCTTCGACATTGTTCACCGTTCCTTTGCCATGAACCATGTTCAAACCCTGGGTGTGTCCACACTCAAGTACCGTCTTGATTTTATGGCTGTTTATTCATTTTTATTCTGTTTAGTCTCTCTCAAGGTGTCTATTAGCATCAGGGCGACACCAATGACTAACGCACTGTCCGCCACATTAAAAATAGGATAATCATAGAAAAAGGTGCCGATGGTAATTTTGACATCTAAAAAGTCCACCACTTCTCCTGTCAACAAACGGTCGATAAAGTTGCCCAGGGCCCCGCCCAGAATAAGTGCTAGAGATAAGGATAAGAGTTTTTTCTGATCTTTAACCTTAATGAGATAATAAATGAGGCCTATGATCACCACAGTGGTCATCACAATGAAAAAAAGACGCTGGTTAGGCAAAATACCGAAAGCAGCACCGGGATTGCGATGGGAGGTCAAATAAAAAACGTTCTCAATAAGTGGAATCGATTGACCGATATCCATATAATGGACAACCAGCCATTTGGTCACTTGATCTACAGCCAGGACCACGAGTGCAATGAAAAAATAGATCATTTTCTTCCTCCATTTCCCTCTCAGTCTTCTCAAATTTTAACATATCCTCGGCCGTCAAAACAATCACACCTAAAAACCCCTTGAAATTAATAACCCCGGTTATAAGAAACCGGGATTTCAAGGGGCAAAGAGTCCTTCGCTTTTCACAGCTTGTGGTCTGGCATTGATGCATGTCTGACCATTTGTATTGGCAAGGTTAATTTTAAACGGCCCTAGGTATTATGATTCGTCGGTAATTGAATGATGGAAGACATGAAAACTTTCCCATAAGTCTTCCAATTCTTCCAGCCGCTTTTCCACTTTTTCTTTTTCGATACGTGTCACCGCGGTAATCAAGGCATTAATAATGCTGAGCGGTGCTACAAAAGAGTTAATAAAGGAATTAATGTCAC
The Caldalkalibacillus thermarum genome window above contains:
- the lspA gene encoding signal peptidase II, which gives rise to MIYFFIALVVLAVDQVTKWLVVHYMDIGQSIPLIENVFYLTSHRNPGAAFGILPNQRLFFIVMTTVVIIGLIYYLIKVKDQKKLLSLSLALILGGALGNFIDRLLTGEVVDFLDVKITIGTFFYDYPIFNVADSALVIGVALMLIDTLRETKQNKNE